TTATTTTTTATAACTTTTCTAAAATAATTTTCATAATAACACTTTTTCttcatttataaattttaaataaaaaagatttTTCAAATTATATTTGTAAAGATTTTATAAATTGAAAATTATCAATTTACGAACATcataaaaatagtttttttttttttaaaatagaaaagTGTTAAATTATTTCTTCAAAGTTATTTTAGCAAGAGCATCTGGCATCAAATTATATGTCAAATGATTACCATCAAATTTATTCTATGGTATTTGGagattattctttttaaaattaaCATGTTTTACTTGCCCGAGGATGAGTATTAAAAATTATCACtttaatcatttcaaaaaaaaaatattatcccTTTAACATGGAAAATTATTGCCTATAAATTATAATTGGTAACCCtacaataaacaaaaaaagaaGTTATAACTGGTAGAAAACCTCACACGAAGCAAGAAAGTTATGAGTTTATAAATTGATTTGgtcttttttttatttgtgtacGACAATAGTAAATaaactactatatatatattaataccaTATATTTTTATTACAATACACTATACAATATATAACCCATTTTGAAACATATATATGTGTAATAAAATTCACAAATTGAGAAACTTTCTTTTTTAGTATTTTCAGTATCTTATAACTTTCCATATATGATTGATATTATTTgatctttttttattattcactattGTGTTATCTGCATATTATTTGAACGATTCTATGCATGTGAACAACTattcaaaaattcaaaataaaaataaaaaaatcatgtaATCGTATTGTTCCAACCAATatctaaaaactaaaaatttaattgtaaattctataataaaataatttattttcatgataaataaactttattttatttttaattatgttgAAAACACAACAAACATATATGTTTACGTTTGctttttatataataaataaacatacaaatattATTTACATTGGCATCATTGTATGATCATCTAATATAAGCTTTTCTTGTTTATTTTGATAGAACATGCATAAgcaaaatatcttttttgtttattatttacatgTAAATTTAATTTCTTTCATCACTatgttaatattaatatatttcgCGTTCAAATAAGAAAAACAGTTGAGTATATTTTAttcaaaataaacaaatgagTACACTTACTTGGAATAATTTTTTacaattgaaataaataaataaaatggtttattttgttaagtagtttcgtaaaattatgtttttttaatatatttttgttgtaaacacaacaactaaatatatattattagcgtttatgtttatattttttaaattaaaaataaatatatattatgaatatataaatgtaatGTAATATTAATGATATTGTAATAATGAAGATCATAATAAACtgattattttattataattagcACAACATATCTCTAAGCAATTAATAGCaattaaaatcaaaatatctcCCCCAAACAAAATTACCAAATATATCCCATGTTTCTAGCAACcacataatttttaaattaaaaaatatataatattaaatcaGTATTAAAATGGAAGcttcttaaataaaatttaaaaaggaTTAAGATTATAAAATATTAATGTACCGAGAAGGCTAAATTTCCCATTTTGCTATCCCAAATAATAAAGGCCAATAGCAAATAAGTACTAGGGTTTCATCACAGAGCATGCCACCAATGCCGATTGACTACTTAAAAATTTAGACTTTTATCAGTTTTTTCTTTTGGGTTAGGTTGGGTTTGATTATCTATATGTTATTTTTGCTGATCAAGAAGAGTGTTGAGTAGTTTGGATTATGGATGGGATGATATACTGATTTTTCTATGTAATGCTTTCTTACGCTAATAATTTTATCCAAATGATTATGTAGTTGAATTTGACTGTGTCAATAATCTTTTGaagatatagatatatatatatatatatatatatatatatataaaagatagGTAGCTAGGGCGGAAGGAGATATCTTCTGGGGTTTTTttgttatacatatatatatatggagagGTTGAGCTACGACAATGTATTCGAGATTCTGCTGTTTTTCCTACGCCGTAGATTAAACTATGGCGATGAGGAGAAAGAAGTGGCGAGATGCATGTGCGTGTCCAAGCTATGGTACCGTGTGATCTCTGATATTCTACGTCAGGTATTGTGGCCGCACTCCCCAATTGTGGGGCTCTATCATATCCGCAGTACAAACATACAGCCTAAGAGGGTCCGTTTTGCTCAGCACACAGCCTCACGCTCAAACCATACCACTCACCACGCAACCACCCCTGACCGATTCCTTTGCGACAACCGCCCCATCACAAACTTTTTCTTCATTGACTGTTGCAACGGCTTGCTTCTCATATTTGACATCAAATATGACATCTACTACGTTTGCAACCCCTACACTAGGCGCCGCACAGACATACCCAAACCTCATCATCATCATTTCCCCTTTGCCAAAAATATTTTATGTGTGGCTCTCGCTTATGATCCTCTTGAATCTAGTTTTTACAAAGTTGTTATCATCACAGCCACAGCCACAACCACAGGTAATTATAACAACATTGACTCGAATgataattttgagtttattgaCATATTCTCGTCCAGCACTGGCGAGTGGAATCGAACCACCCTGAAACTTGACCCCTTCTTCATACGGGACTCATTCTCTAGATACACCGTACCTCGTGTTTATTTTCACCGAGTTTTGTACAGGATTTCAAGCTCTTTAAAACTTTCTTGCGTTcctattgataataatattagTTCTAATATTTCTCCTACTGCTGATGATCATGATAATGAAAATAACAAGAGCACCACCACCATCGATCTTCCTGCTATTACTGATGATTCGAATGTAGGTATGGGATGCCTTGGGGTGTCAATGATTAGAACCACTGCTTGTCTCTCGTACTGCAGACGTGAACGAACAACGTATGGGGTTTGGTTGTGCCATGTCGACGATGGTGACGAATGGATTCCTACTTATACTATTTCAATTGAGCAGTTGAAAACTCGATGCACTATCGGCCTATTTATTAGTCATGACGATATATTATTGATGGAACcgtgtgcgataggcccaaatcCTTGTGTGATGTTCTTTGGCATTCGAGGCACAATTTTCAGCTATAACTTCAAAACCAATGTGCTCAAACTTGTGCACGAAACTCCAGTAGCGCCTGATAATTCCAATTGCTTCTTCCCGGTTTTCACCTTCCGCGCCTGTCTCCTACCTTTTCAAGGCCAGGATAAGAGGAATATAATAAGCTCTACTCCATCACATTCACATGAGGCATTCTCTAAAGtgtaagatttttttttcttctacaaTTCCTATTCTTACAATTTCAGTATGCATATACATATCTAGATATTTAGAAGACACATATATAAAGATGTTCAATAATGCTTATATTTCATAATAGTCCTgatctttctttttgttttttcttctacagtcaaatggggtggtggaaatATCGATTGTGGGAAGATGAAAATGAATCAACTACCCCatcttttttaaaatattttgtttatGAGGTATTCTAATTTCTTTTAAGGTATTATTTAGTGGGTATGGAAATGAATTGTTCAACCgttcatttttctttaaatattttGTTTTTTGGTGTGTTTTCTTTACACAATAATGGTGCTGTCACACTCATTCTATGGCAGTGTTTCACTAGGTTGGTTCAATGGGACCACTCAATATGTTTGGTATGGATATATAGTGTTCTTGGTTCGATCTCTTTTAAGGCCAAATTCAttaaaaataattgaaattaaGTTTAGAACATTATATTTAGAAGTTTGAATAAGTTTCATAAAGTTAATCATTTTAACATTTATCTTTCAAAAGTATTCAACTAATTTTAACACaaaaatttttttaacaaaatgttCAAAACAAAATAATTAGCCATAATATGATAGAAATTGCTGCATATCTTGTTCATTCACTTGTGTACCTTCCAAGACAATTAcaaaaagaaaacataataagTGCTTAATATGTGTGTGTATGTGTGTATACTTTTAAAACTATCAAT
The Humulus lupulus chromosome 6, drHumLupu1.1, whole genome shotgun sequence DNA segment above includes these coding regions:
- the LOC133783088 gene encoding uncharacterized protein LOC133783088 isoform X1, with the translated sequence MERLSYDNVFEILLFFLRRRLNYGDEEKEVARCMCVSKLWYRVISDILRQVLWPHSPIVGLYHIRSTNIQPKRVRFAQHTASRSNHTTHHATTPDRFLCDNRPITNFFFIDCCNGLLLIFDIKYDIYYVCNPYTRRRTDIPKPHHHHFPFAKNILCVALAYDPLESSFYKVVIITATATTTGNYNNIDSNDNFEFIDIFSSSTGEWNRTTLKLDPFFIRDSFSRYTVPRVYFHRVLYRISSSLKLSCVPIDNNISSNISPTADDHDNENNKSTTTIDLPAITDDSNVGMGCLGVSMIRTTACLSYCRRERTTYGVWLCHVDDGDEWIPTYTISIEQLKTRCTIGLFISHDDILLMEPCAIGPNPCVMFFGIRGTIFSYNFKTNVLKLVHETPVAPDNSNCFFPVFTFRACLLPFQGQDKRNIISSTPSHSHEAFSKVQMGWWKYRLWEDENESTTPSFLKYFVYEVF
- the LOC133783088 gene encoding uncharacterized protein LOC133783088 isoform X2 — translated: MERLSYDNVFEILLFFLRRRLNYGDEEKEVARCMCVSKLWYRVISDILRQVLWPHSPIVGLYHIRSTNIQPKRVRFAQHTASRSNHTTHHATTPDRFLCDNRPITNFFFIDCCNGLLLIFDIKYDIYYVCNPYTRRRTDIPKPHHHHFPFAKNILCVALAYDPLESSFYKVVIITATATTTGMGCLGVSMIRTTACLSYCRRERTTYGVWLCHVDDGDEWIPTYTISIEQLKTRCTIGLFISHDDILLMEPCAIGPNPCVMFFGIRGTIFSYNFKTNVLKLVHETPVAPDNSNCFFPVFTFRACLLPFQGQDKRNIISSTPSHSHEAFSKVQMGWWKYRLWEDENESTTPSFLKYFVYEVF